CGCCCGATTACGAGCCGTCTTGCGATCTCGTTCCATTTGCAAGGTGAATCGTTTGTGCAGACTGACAGTCTGTGCTTCACTGAATTGAAGGATAGTGGGGGCCATCGATGATCTTGTGGTTGATGGTCAGGCCGTGACCATTTGGCAGGGGATACTGCTGGCCGCTCCGCCAGCGATTTGAGCAGAATCGGCACCCATTCAGGCCGAACGAAGCGAGAGTTCGCAGTCATCAATTGAGATTGGGAACGAACAGATGGACACGATTTCCTGGACAGACTTTGAGCGAGTCGAGCTTCGAGTAGGCACGATCATTTCTGTGGAAGATTTCCCCGAAGCCTGGAAGCCAGCCTACAGGATCAGGGCGGACTTCGGCCCGGAGATCGGCGTCAGGAAATCCAGTGCACAAATCACTGATTTGTACACGAAGGACGAACTGGTGGGTCGGCAGATCATCGGCGTCGTGAACTTCACGCCCAGACAGATTGGTCCATTCCTTTCGGAGTTCCTCGTCACAGGATTGTACCGGGACGATGGAGTGGTCGTTCTGGCTGTCCCCGATCAACGGGTGCCGAACGGTGCCAAGCTGTCGTAGGGCAGAAATCTCTTGATCGGTGAGAGGTAA
This genomic interval from Planctomycetaceae bacterium contains the following:
- a CDS encoding tRNA-binding protein: MDTISWTDFERVELRVGTIISVEDFPEAWKPAYRIRADFGPEIGVRKSSAQITDLYTKDELVGRQIIGVVNFTPRQIGPFLSEFLVTGLYRDDGVVVLAVPDQRVPNGAKLS